One genomic region from Devosia neptuniae encodes:
- a CDS encoding DUF1622 domain-containing protein: protein MEEFFSDLLHLKTPGIEAAGMLVILVGVVLAAADIIDTVAIEPSLESVALLAGIIVIRTFLSVSLEVEIEGHWPWRRGKERKAEPS, encoded by the coding sequence ATGGAAGAGTTCTTTTCGGATTTGCTGCACCTCAAGACGCCAGGCATTGAGGCCGCCGGGATGCTGGTTATCCTGGTTGGCGTCGTGCTGGCCGCGGCGGACATCATCGATACCGTCGCGATCGAACCCTCACTTGAGTCGGTGGCCCTACTCGCCGGGATCATTGTTATCCGCACGTTCCTTAGTGTCTCTCTCGAGGTGGAGATTGAAGGCCACTGGCCCTGGCGACGCGGTAAGGAGCGGAAAGCTGAGCCGTCCTGA
- a CDS encoding alpha-ketoglutarate-dependent dioxygenase AlkB — translation MTLDLFGEPILPSGFTYQTDIIGLAEESELLDRLAGLPFKKFEFHGFQGKRRVVSFGWKYDFSTETMHRVDPMPQFLQHVRDRAAVALGGDPAPFEQLLVTEYGPGAGIGWHKDKATFADIIGVSLGNSCTLRLRKKAGAKWARVSVTLEPRSAYLLTGVVRSEWEHSIPPVSEPRYSLTFRSLAERR, via the coding sequence ATGACGCTGGATCTTTTTGGCGAGCCGATCCTGCCAAGCGGCTTCACATACCAGACCGATATCATCGGTCTGGCCGAAGAATCCGAGCTGCTCGATCGCCTGGCCGGCCTGCCGTTCAAAAAATTTGAGTTTCATGGCTTCCAGGGAAAGCGGCGCGTGGTGTCTTTTGGCTGGAAGTATGATTTCAGCACTGAAACGATGCATCGGGTAGATCCAATGCCCCAATTCCTTCAGCACGTGCGAGATCGCGCCGCCGTAGCACTTGGTGGCGACCCGGCTCCTTTCGAGCAGCTCCTGGTTACCGAATACGGCCCCGGCGCAGGCATCGGATGGCACAAGGACAAAGCGACCTTCGCCGATATTATCGGCGTTTCCTTGGGTAATTCCTGCACTCTGCGCCTTCGCAAAAAGGCGGGCGCAAAATGGGCGCGCGTTTCCGTGACGCTAGAGCCGCGATCAGCATATCTGTTGACGGGCGTGGTGCGCTCCGAGTGGGAACACAGCATTCCTCCTGTAAGCGAGCCCCGCTACTCGCTGACCTTTCGCTCACTGGCGGAGAGGCGATAG
- a CDS encoding alpha/beta fold hydrolase: MFEGFQLETLKVSAATLRVRYGGHGPAVLLLHGHPRTHTTWGRVAEILARSFTVVCPDLRGFGQSSKPGDTPDHSGSSKRAKAQDCVELMAHLGHDRFSIVGHDRGSYVAFRAAMDHPERIEKLAVLDGVPIVEALERCDARFAQLWWHWFFFAQPEKPERAILADPAAWYVASPEFMGDEAYADFRRATQDPATVHAMVEDYRAGLGIDRRHDEEDRAAGKTVQCPTLCLWSKRDDMELLYGDPLAIWRPWAPSVTGHSIDSGHHMAEEAPEELAAALLQFLVDA, encoded by the coding sequence ATCTTTGAAGGCTTTCAGCTTGAAACTTTGAAAGTGTCGGCGGCTACGCTGCGGGTCCGATACGGCGGACATGGACCTGCGGTCCTACTGCTGCATGGCCATCCCCGAACCCACACGACTTGGGGCAGGGTGGCGGAGATCCTGGCTCGATCATTTACGGTGGTATGCCCCGATCTTCGGGGCTTTGGCCAATCCAGTAAGCCAGGCGATACGCCCGATCATTCCGGTTCGTCGAAACGCGCGAAAGCTCAGGACTGCGTGGAACTCATGGCACATCTGGGGCACGACCGATTCTCGATCGTTGGGCATGACCGCGGAAGTTATGTGGCGTTTAGAGCCGCGATGGACCACCCCGAGCGGATCGAAAAGCTGGCTGTACTCGATGGCGTCCCAATCGTGGAGGCATTGGAGCGCTGTGATGCGCGGTTTGCTCAACTGTGGTGGCATTGGTTTTTCTTCGCCCAGCCAGAAAAGCCTGAGCGAGCAATCCTCGCCGATCCGGCAGCATGGTATGTCGCGTCACCCGAGTTCATGGGAGACGAGGCCTATGCCGACTTCCGCCGGGCCACCCAGGATCCGGCAACCGTGCACGCCATGGTCGAGGACTACCGGGCCGGCTTGGGGATTGACCGGCGCCACGACGAGGAAGACCGTGCTGCCGGCAAGACAGTGCAATGTCCAACATTGTGCCTGTGGTCAAAGCGGGACGACATGGAACTACTTTACGGAGACCCGTTAGCGATTTGGAGACCCTGGGCACCGTCGGTGACTGGGCACTCGATCGACAGCGGCCACCACATGGCCGAAGAGGCGCCCGAAGAACTAGCCGCGGCATTGCTCCAATTTTTGGTCGACGCCTAA
- a CDS encoding KTSC domain-containing protein gives MPSTSIRHSSCDATTRTLSIWLVTNGKRYDYQDVPPETYGAFRSAFSKGYFFNSNIRRHFAFRQNKDSALPNAPSAGD, from the coding sequence ATGCCGTCCACCTCGATACGACACAGTAGCTGTGACGCCACAACCCGCACCTTGTCTATCTGGCTCGTCACCAACGGGAAGCGCTACGACTATCAAGATGTCCCGCCCGAAACATATGGTGCTTTTCGCAGTGCCTTTTCAAAGGGTTACTTCTTCAACAGCAATATCCGCAGGCACTTCGCTTTTCGACAGAACAAGGATAGCGCCTTGCCCAATGCACCAAGTGCGGGGGACTGA
- a CDS encoding helix-turn-helix domain-containing protein, protein MNETDYFTYLADNALCEALGCTALSTGYTRIPPGSAYPPARHPDDHHFKWEKGRTLQAYQFALISEGRGKLQSAPDPGLVHEVKAGDIILMFPGVWHRFAPDPDTGWVESWIECRGPAFDKVLDIGVLSLETPIWHADDQDAQVFTLIHRLAREDALAHQPTLSTLGLQLLARLCQLRDVAGQGHVRLVEQARRALMEKSGETAVLDTIARNLGVSYSTLRRLFREHTGVSLKQYQTDVRIRRACELLRNSDRSIKAIAGYLGYSSPFHFSAQFRKSTGLAPSEWRTKNRSNLGRLNADHLPTN, encoded by the coding sequence ATGAATGAGACAGACTACTTTACCTATTTGGCGGATAATGCGCTGTGTGAAGCCTTGGGATGCACCGCCCTGTCAACCGGATACACGCGGATTCCGCCCGGTTCGGCCTATCCGCCAGCTCGGCACCCCGACGACCATCACTTTAAATGGGAGAAGGGCCGGACACTGCAGGCCTACCAGTTTGCGTTGATCAGCGAGGGGCGCGGCAAGCTGCAATCGGCGCCAGATCCCGGCCTTGTGCATGAAGTGAAGGCGGGCGACATCATCCTGATGTTTCCCGGCGTCTGGCATCGTTTCGCCCCCGATCCTGACACGGGCTGGGTCGAGAGTTGGATTGAGTGCCGCGGCCCGGCCTTTGACAAGGTGCTCGACATCGGCGTGCTGTCGCTCGAAACACCCATCTGGCATGCGGACGACCAAGATGCCCAGGTCTTTACCCTTATCCACCGATTGGCGCGAGAGGACGCGTTAGCGCACCAACCAACTCTGTCTACTCTGGGACTGCAATTGCTGGCCCGGTTGTGCCAGTTGAGGGACGTGGCCGGCCAAGGGCATGTCCGCCTCGTGGAGCAAGCAAGGCGAGCCTTGATGGAAAAAAGCGGAGAAACCGCTGTTCTTGACACGATCGCTCGCAATCTTGGCGTGAGCTATTCGACATTGCGCCGGCTGTTTCGCGAGCATACCGGCGTTTCGCTCAAGCAATATCAGACCGATGTGCGCATTCGCCGGGCTTGTGAACTTCTCAGAAACTCCGACCGCTCAATCAAGGCCATTGCAGGCTACCTAGGTTACAGTTCCCCGTTTCATTTCTCCGCGCAATTCCGCAAGTCAACGGGATTGGCTCCATCCGAGTGGCGTACCAAAAACCGCTCCAATTTGGGTCGCCTGAACGCCGACCACCTGCCGACGAACTAG
- a CDS encoding arabinose isomerase has translation MQSGAELRHAHRPLKVGLFGIGLDAYWPQFEGLKSRLESYVEKVATKLARPGVEIVNLGLIDAAPQAVEAGHRFREADVDVIFLYVTTYALSSTVLPVVRRAGVPVVVLNLQPQRSIDYGAFNAMKNRTRMTGEWLAYCAACPVPEIINVFNRSGIAAHQVTGVLEGDAHVDGEVEDWIEAARVVHVMAHNRLGLMGHYYNGMLDIYSDLTVQSAAFGTVVDFLEMDELAQIRRELQAAEIDAMLARIHAEFYIEPDCDAAELRRAAATAAALQKLVVAHDLGSMAYFYVSVPGHEHEDLVSSVILGCSLLTASGVPVAGEYEIKNAQAMKIMDAFGVGGSFTEYYAIDFDDDVVLMGHDGPGHPRIAQGKTKVRPLEVYHGKVGKGVSVEMSVRHGPVTLLSVIERDGRVELLVAEGESVPGPILEIGNTNSRYRFANGARAFTEAWNAAGPAHHCAVGVGHIAGRIEKLAKLLNLKFTRVV, from the coding sequence ATGCAATCTGGAGCGGAGCTTCGGCATGCCCATAGGCCGCTCAAGGTGGGCCTGTTTGGCATAGGCCTCGATGCCTATTGGCCGCAGTTTGAAGGCCTCAAAAGCCGCCTCGAATCCTATGTCGAAAAGGTCGCGACCAAGCTGGCGCGGCCTGGCGTCGAGATCGTCAATCTGGGTCTGATCGACGCCGCCCCGCAGGCGGTCGAAGCGGGTCATCGGTTCCGCGAGGCCGATGTGGACGTCATCTTCCTTTATGTCACGACCTATGCGCTGTCATCGACAGTTCTCCCGGTCGTCCGCCGCGCCGGCGTGCCTGTCGTGGTGCTCAATCTGCAGCCCCAGCGGTCCATCGATTATGGCGCCTTCAACGCCATGAAGAACCGGACCCGCATGACCGGTGAGTGGCTGGCCTATTGCGCGGCCTGCCCGGTGCCCGAAATCATCAATGTGTTCAACCGGTCCGGGATTGCCGCCCACCAGGTGACGGGCGTGCTGGAGGGCGATGCTCATGTCGACGGCGAAGTCGAGGACTGGATCGAGGCTGCCCGCGTCGTCCATGTCATGGCGCATAATCGCCTCGGCCTGATGGGCCATTATTATAATGGCATGCTCGACATTTATTCGGACCTGACCGTCCAGTCGGCGGCCTTCGGCACGGTGGTCGATTTTCTCGAAATGGACGAGCTGGCCCAGATCCGGCGCGAACTCCAGGCGGCCGAAATCGACGCCATGCTGGCTCGCATCCACGCCGAATTCTACATAGAGCCCGATTGCGATGCGGCCGAACTGCGCCGCGCGGCGGCCACGGCAGCGGCGCTCCAGAAACTGGTCGTGGCGCATGACCTGGGCTCGATGGCCTATTTCTATGTCTCGGTTCCCGGCCATGAACACGAAGACCTCGTTTCGTCGGTGATCCTAGGCTGTTCGCTGCTGACGGCGAGCGGCGTTCCGGTTGCCGGCGAATATGAAATCAAGAATGCCCAGGCCATGAAAATCATGGATGCCTTCGGCGTTGGGGGATCCTTCACCGAATACTACGCCATCGACTTCGACGACGATGTGGTCCTGATGGGCCACGACGGCCCCGGCCACCCCAGAATAGCCCAGGGTAAGACCAAGGTCCGCCCGCTGGAAGTCTATCATGGCAAAGTGGGCAAGGGCGTGTCGGTGGAAATGTCAGTGCGCCACGGGCCGGTAACGCTGCTGTCGGTCATTGAGCGCGACGGGCGGGTCGAATTGCTGGTCGCCGAGGGCGAGTCGGTGCCCGGCCCGATCCTGGAAATCGGCAATACCAATAGCCGCTATCGCTTCGCCAATGGCGCCCGCGCTTTCACCGAGGCCTGGAATGCCGCCGGTCCTGCGCATCACTGCGCAGTCGGCGTGGGCCACATTGCGGGCCGGATCGAGAAACTGGCGAAACTGCTGAATCTGAAATTCACGCGGGTCGTCTGA
- a CDS encoding sugar ABC transporter substrate-binding protein — MTILRRLRPLAAAVAMVGIMPAMAQDAGITPPPEVAQFAPVEAGSGDGLTIGFTQLGLGVPFTEALQKGMVAAAETSGINLVTCDSKFDAAAALDCARQFRTQNVDGLVTFQADAAAAANICAEGPQVPVIAIDIEQQPCQTAFVGAANVYAGEIVGYALGQYFKENFDCQYDAWLSLESLAVGVVNDMRMGGMRDGFAKVCGDVQNARIIDTGAGGQADTAQRQVTDTLTALPGAQRVIVVGINEDVITGALAAARSQNRTENLYLGVQNFDPGNCQIWTAPHFIASAAYFPEKYAELIIPNIIKAVKGESIADQILVPHEVITPENMKQFYPELSC; from the coding sequence ATGACTATTCTGAGGAGACTACGGCCGCTGGCCGCTGCGGTTGCCATGGTGGGCATCATGCCCGCCATGGCCCAGGACGCAGGCATCACCCCGCCGCCCGAAGTGGCGCAATTCGCGCCTGTCGAAGCGGGCAGCGGCGACGGTCTCACTATCGGCTTCACCCAGCTCGGCCTGGGTGTGCCCTTCACCGAGGCCCTGCAAAAAGGCATGGTCGCGGCCGCCGAAACATCGGGCATCAATCTCGTCACCTGCGATTCCAAATTCGACGCCGCCGCGGCGCTCGACTGTGCCCGCCAGTTCAGGACGCAGAATGTCGACGGCCTTGTAACCTTCCAGGCCGACGCAGCGGCCGCTGCGAATATCTGTGCCGAGGGGCCGCAGGTTCCCGTCATCGCCATCGATATCGAGCAGCAACCCTGCCAGACGGCCTTTGTCGGCGCCGCCAACGTCTATGCCGGTGAAATCGTCGGCTATGCGCTCGGTCAGTATTTCAAGGAGAACTTTGACTGCCAGTATGACGCCTGGTTGTCACTGGAATCCCTGGCCGTTGGCGTGGTCAACGACATGCGCATGGGCGGCATGCGTGACGGCTTCGCCAAGGTCTGTGGCGACGTGCAGAATGCCCGCATCATCGATACCGGTGCCGGCGGTCAGGCCGACACGGCCCAGCGTCAGGTCACCGATACGCTGACTGCGCTGCCCGGCGCCCAGCGCGTCATCGTGGTCGGCATCAACGAAGACGTGATCACCGGGGCTCTGGCCGCCGCACGCTCGCAGAACCGCACCGAAAACCTCTATCTAGGCGTGCAGAACTTCGATCCCGGCAATTGCCAGATATGGACGGCGCCACATTTCATCGCGTCGGCCGCATACTTTCCGGAAAAGTATGCCGAACTGATCATCCCCAACATCATAAAGGCCGTGAAGGGCGAGAGCATTGCCGACCAAATTCTCGTGCCGCACGAGGTGATCACCCCCGAGAACATGAAGCAGTTCTACCCTGAGCTGAGCTGCTGA
- a CDS encoding sugar ABC transporter ATP-binding protein produces MTQTSFLSVRGIRKSFGPVKVLHGVDLDLPAGTVTALLGENGAGKSTFVRILAGDHQADEGTIEVEGRPVSFRTVAQSRNAGIRLIAQEIADAPTLTVAENISLGAPPNRFGFVDFKATRCRARKALDALGSDLPLDAKVADLRLGERQIVEIARATAGASRCLIFDEPTAALSDAETRRLFKLIERMRGQGVAILYITHRLDEVFALADRVLVLRDGRVSMDAKVSETDQASVVTAMVGRAITTHYDRYAYQASGQAELVSVRGLSAEAFADIDLDVAPGEIVGLYGKVGSGVPELAGAIFGAQPHSAGEIRIEGQPVRFRHPRQAIARGIGYLPADRASEGLLRSRTVAENLAAPSWRRLARGGFIGRTIESSVFGRWHKTLKVRSRPDGLEKILTLSGGNQQKVLLGRWLEAGSRLLLLVEPTRGVDVGSRQEIYQVLRDLAREGHGILIASSDYEDITEAATRALVMVRGRIVAHIDQNDISTARLTEAAGGGAHA; encoded by the coding sequence ATGACACAGACGAGCTTTCTCTCCGTCCGCGGAATTAGAAAGTCGTTCGGTCCGGTCAAGGTCCTCCATGGGGTGGACCTTGACCTGCCCGCCGGCACTGTGACCGCCCTTCTGGGCGAGAATGGTGCCGGCAAATCGACCTTCGTGCGCATCCTGGCCGGGGACCATCAGGCCGATGAAGGCACGATCGAGGTCGAGGGCCGGCCCGTAAGTTTTCGTACTGTGGCGCAGTCCCGCAATGCCGGTATCCGTCTGATTGCCCAGGAAATCGCCGACGCGCCGACGCTAACCGTCGCCGAGAATATTTCGCTTGGGGCTCCGCCCAATCGCTTCGGCTTCGTCGATTTCAAGGCGACGCGCTGTCGTGCTCGCAAGGCGCTGGACGCGCTGGGCTCGGACCTGCCGCTCGATGCCAAGGTCGCAGACCTGCGACTGGGCGAACGTCAGATCGTGGAAATTGCGCGGGCCACGGCGGGCGCCTCGCGCTGCCTCATTTTCGATGAGCCCACAGCCGCCCTTTCCGATGCCGAAACCCGCCGGCTCTTTAAGCTGATTGAGCGCATGCGCGGCCAGGGTGTCGCCATCCTCTATATCACTCACCGGCTCGATGAGGTCTTTGCCCTTGCCGATCGCGTGTTGGTGCTGCGCGACGGCCGCGTTTCCATGGACGCCAAAGTCTCCGAAACCGACCAGGCCTCAGTCGTCACGGCGATGGTGGGACGCGCCATCACCACCCATTACGACCGCTACGCCTACCAGGCTTCAGGCCAGGCTGAGCTTGTCAGCGTGCGCGGCCTTAGCGCCGAGGCTTTTGCCGATATCGACCTTGATGTCGCTCCTGGCGAAATCGTCGGCCTCTATGGAAAGGTGGGCTCCGGCGTTCCCGAACTCGCCGGCGCCATCTTCGGCGCCCAGCCGCATTCAGCGGGTGAAATTCGAATTGAAGGACAGCCCGTTCGGTTCCGCCATCCCCGCCAAGCTATTGCACGCGGTATTGGCTACCTGCCGGCCGACCGCGCCAGCGAAGGTCTGCTGCGCTCCCGTACGGTGGCCGAAAACCTCGCCGCGCCAAGTTGGCGACGCCTTGCCCGAGGTGGCTTCATCGGCCGCACAATAGAATCCAGCGTGTTCGGTCGCTGGCACAAAACCTTGAAGGTCCGCTCGCGCCCCGATGGGCTGGAAAAGATACTGACCCTATCGGGCGGCAACCAGCAAAAGGTCCTCCTGGGACGCTGGCTCGAGGCCGGCTCGAGGCTCCTGCTGCTGGTCGAGCCGACGCGCGGCGTCGATGTCGGCTCGAGGCAGGAAATCTACCAGGTGCTACGCGACCTGGCCCGGGAGGGTCATGGCATCCTGATTGCCAGTTCCGACTACGAAGACATCACCGAAGCGGCGACCCGCGCCCTGGTTATGGTACGGGGACGGATCGTGGCGCATATCGACCAGAACGACATTTCAACGGCGCGGCTCACCGAAGCTGCGGGAGGGGGCGCACATGCCTGA
- a CDS encoding ABC transporter permease, with protein sequence MPEQVQSSTAGQIAEAPRSRIRMKGPEWGALLIFLLAEIVFFTINSPYFLSWPNIVNIITALSITGILAAGGTILLIAGQFDLSVGSGTAFVALMFALAAQTLGIPAALIVAMLIGAGIGVLNGFLVTVVGVNALITTLGTLAIFRGLTLSIGGASSVRINGFDWAIARPFFDIPVSALVFVVIAVVVGIVLARTVFGRTIYAIGANENAARLVGVRTKGTLFAGFVISGLCMAVTGLVSASQLGSTSGTTGTGLELAVVTAIILGGTSLKGGTGSMFGTVLGLLIVGVLNNGMTLMNINSTWQQVAAGTLLILAVSFDQIRQRFIRA encoded by the coding sequence ATGCCTGAACAGGTTCAATCCAGCACTGCCGGCCAGATCGCCGAGGCGCCGCGCTCGCGTATCCGCATGAAAGGTCCCGAGTGGGGCGCGCTGCTCATCTTCCTGCTGGCCGAGATCGTGTTCTTCACAATCAACTCCCCCTATTTTCTGTCCTGGCCAAATATCGTCAACATCATCACCGCGTTGTCTATAACCGGCATCTTGGCCGCGGGTGGCACCATTCTGCTGATCGCCGGCCAGTTCGACCTGTCGGTCGGTAGCGGTACTGCCTTCGTGGCGCTGATGTTCGCCTTGGCGGCCCAAACACTTGGCATTCCGGCTGCGCTGATCGTTGCAATGCTGATCGGTGCCGGCATTGGCGTGCTCAATGGTTTCCTCGTCACGGTGGTCGGCGTCAATGCGCTGATCACCACGCTTGGCACGCTGGCCATTTTCCGTGGCCTGACCCTCTCCATCGGCGGCGCCAGCTCGGTGCGCATCAATGGCTTCGACTGGGCCATTGCCCGTCCGTTCTTCGATATCCCCGTTTCAGCGCTGGTCTTCGTCGTCATTGCCGTTGTCGTCGGCATCGTCCTGGCGCGGACCGTATTCGGCCGCACCATCTATGCCATCGGCGCTAATGAGAATGCCGCCCGCCTGGTAGGCGTTCGCACCAAGGGCACGCTGTTCGCGGGCTTTGTCATCTCAGGCCTCTGCATGGCCGTGACGGGGCTGGTCAGTGCCTCCCAGCTTGGATCGACTTCGGGCACCACCGGCACTGGCCTCGAGCTGGCAGTCGTCACCGCCATCATTCTGGGGGGCACGTCGCTCAAGGGCGGCACGGGCAGCATGTTCGGCACAGTGCTCGGCCTGTTGATCGTTGGTGTGCTCAACAACGGCATGACGCTAATGAATATCAATTCCACCTGGCAACAGGTCGCAGCCGGCACCCTACTGATCCTTGCCGTATCCTTTGATCAGATTCGGCAGCGCTTCATTCGCGCCTGA
- a CDS encoding CocE/NonD family hydrolase, with product MPTNRTHRILDSVDTPMRDGCLLRADIWLPAGEGPWPVLLQRTPYRKEDAFGTQHISAMDFMVALRRGYAIVLQDTRGRYGSEGDFEPFVHELDDGIDTIAWLAVQDFCNGEVVMFGASYVGATQVLAAAGNPEALVAISPHLTTARHGETWSYRGGAVELGFLLLWIIESLGCTDLERRFADMPAAEAQRARQLLAAFQQDPQSAFARLPVFDDDLAALAPYAREWFDSARATAAPNAREHLDTLAQTRQPALVSCGWNDLFVEGSLELFQTLRSRWTDAAEVPDRLIIGPWSHGNPTDWQGDFWHGYAASTAGLAEKQLDFFDAVRNRKLPKLPVVTYFRSGSNTWHDAPDWPLPNGEVRPYFLTADGLDTVVSQNEWHRIFVSDPLDPVPTVGGANFLPGLLSGRNSASKDQTEVESRSDVITFTSAPIRDDLEVTGLVETVIWVSSTGASADWTARLCVVAPTGKSFGLVDGIFRQARASESPAEIRVRLGHVSHLFPAGSRLRLQIASSNFPRFDRNPQSGRPAHLATSSEFLASDHRIHGGPSMQTRLLLPTVITPASGVNEASH from the coding sequence ATGCCTACAAATCGGACCCATCGCATCCTCGATTCCGTCGACACGCCCATGCGAGACGGCTGTCTGCTGCGTGCCGACATCTGGCTCCCGGCCGGGGAGGGACCCTGGCCCGTCCTGCTGCAGCGCACGCCCTATCGCAAGGAAGACGCCTTCGGCACGCAGCATATTTCGGCCATGGACTTCATGGTGGCGCTACGGCGCGGCTATGCCATTGTGCTGCAGGACACCCGCGGCCGCTATGGGTCGGAGGGCGACTTCGAGCCCTTCGTTCATGAGCTGGATGACGGCATCGACACCATTGCCTGGCTGGCTGTGCAGGATTTTTGCAATGGCGAGGTCGTCATGTTTGGCGCCTCCTACGTCGGGGCAACCCAAGTTCTCGCGGCCGCCGGCAATCCCGAGGCGCTGGTGGCCATCTCGCCGCATTTGACCACGGCCCGTCATGGCGAGACCTGGAGTTATCGGGGTGGCGCCGTCGAGCTCGGCTTCCTGCTCCTCTGGATCATCGAGAGCCTAGGTTGCACCGATCTCGAGCGCCGGTTCGCCGATATGCCAGCAGCCGAAGCCCAACGTGCGCGCCAGCTGCTTGCGGCCTTCCAGCAGGACCCGCAGTCTGCCTTTGCACGCCTGCCCGTATTCGACGACGATCTCGCTGCGCTCGCGCCCTATGCGCGGGAATGGTTCGACTCGGCGCGGGCCACAGCGGCGCCGAACGCTCGCGAACATCTCGACACCCTGGCCCAGACCCGCCAGCCGGCCCTGGTCAGCTGCGGCTGGAATGACCTGTTTGTTGAGGGCTCGCTCGAATTGTTCCAGACGTTGCGCTCCCGCTGGACCGATGCCGCAGAGGTGCCCGACCGGCTGATCATCGGACCATGGTCGCACGGCAATCCCACCGACTGGCAGGGCGATTTCTGGCACGGCTATGCTGCCTCGACCGCCGGTTTGGCAGAGAAGCAGCTCGATTTCTTTGACGCCGTACGGAATAGGAAACTGCCGAAACTGCCAGTCGTCACATACTTCCGTTCGGGCTCCAACACCTGGCATGACGCGCCGGACTGGCCGTTGCCAAATGGCGAAGTCCGCCCGTATTTCCTAACCGCGGACGGGCTGGACACTGTGGTGTCACAGAACGAATGGCATCGGATATTCGTGTCCGATCCCCTCGATCCAGTACCAACTGTCGGCGGTGCCAATTTCCTGCCCGGACTGCTGTCAGGTCGCAATTCGGCGTCAAAAGATCAGACTGAAGTGGAGAGCCGAAGCGATGTGATCACCTTCACATCGGCACCAATCAGAGACGACCTAGAGGTGACCGGACTTGTGGAGACCGTGATTTGGGTGTCCTCAACCGGAGCAAGTGCCGATTGGACCGCCCGACTGTGTGTGGTCGCTCCAACAGGCAAGAGCTTTGGACTCGTAGATGGAATTTTCCGGCAGGCGAGAGCTAGCGAGAGCCCTGCGGAAATCCGGGTGCGGCTCGGCCACGTCAGTCATCTCTTTCCAGCCGGTTCCCGCCTGAGACTCCAGATTGCCTCGTCGAACTTCCCGCGCTTTGATCGCAATCCGCAATCGGGTCGCCCGGCTCATCTTGCAACCTCATCTGAATTTCTCGCCAGTGACCACCGTATCCACGGGGGCCCGTCAATGCAGACGCGGTTGCTGCTGCCAACGGTCATTACGCCCGCTTCTGGTGTAAATGAAGCCTCGCACTGA
- a CDS encoding invasion associated locus B family protein, translated as MPNGASSITETFGDWTVNCAIQNNQKVCATSQAQGDSQTGQQVFAIELYASQRGARSGVLVLPFGLDIQSPVTLKIDEQALGSGAKFTTCVPGGCIVPVIFPPDELEALKRGTTLTVAARSASAAAEPAEFSVSLSGFTAVLGRVDQLTP; from the coding sequence TTGCCGAATGGTGCATCTTCGATCACAGAGACATTCGGTGATTGGACCGTAAACTGCGCGATACAGAACAACCAGAAAGTCTGCGCGACAAGCCAAGCACAGGGCGACAGTCAGACGGGCCAGCAGGTCTTCGCAATTGAGCTCTATGCGTCGCAGCGGGGTGCCCGCAGCGGCGTCCTGGTCCTACCCTTTGGCTTGGATATCCAGTCGCCGGTCACGCTTAAAATTGATGAGCAAGCGCTGGGATCGGGAGCGAAATTTACAACCTGTGTCCCGGGCGGCTGCATTGTCCCGGTGATTTTTCCGCCTGACGAACTCGAGGCTCTCAAGAGAGGAACTACGTTGACCGTAGCTGCGAGAAGTGCGTCCGCCGCCGCCGAGCCCGCTGAGTTCTCAGTTTCTCTCTCTGGCTTTACCGCGGTCCTTGGCCGCGTAGACCAACTTACTCCTTAA
- a CDS encoding LysR substrate-binding domain-containing protein codes for MPRALQIFTQSGVSATVRVITGPNAYLLSLLRSGDVDLVIGRMAEPGEIAGLSFEHLYSEKIAFVVGPAHPLLSVPDFTLSMIGQYPVLMPPPGAVILPTVERLLATHGDFAMSHLIETVSDSFARSFLRLTKAVWIISEGVVVDDIDEGHFRLLPVDTGQPWVRWDGPLRPIHPSHRQRAISSIAFAQR; via the coding sequence TTGCCCAGGGCACTACAGATTTTCACCCAGTCCGGCGTTTCCGCGACGGTGCGCGTCATTACCGGTCCCAATGCCTATCTGCTGTCGCTGTTGCGCTCAGGCGATGTCGATCTGGTTATCGGTCGCATGGCCGAGCCGGGCGAGATCGCCGGCCTCTCCTTCGAGCATCTTTACTCCGAAAAGATCGCCTTCGTCGTCGGCCCGGCTCATCCGCTTCTCTCGGTGCCCGATTTCACTTTATCCATGATCGGCCAATATCCGGTACTGATGCCGCCACCCGGCGCGGTCATCCTGCCCACGGTCGAACGGCTGCTGGCAACACATGGCGATTTCGCCATGTCTCATCTGATCGAAACGGTATCCGACAGTTTTGCGCGCAGCTTCCTGCGGCTGACCAAGGCGGTGTGGATCATCTCCGAAGGCGTGGTCGTCGACGACATCGACGAGGGGCATTTTCGTCTGTTGCCAGTCGATACCGGACAACCCTGGGTTCGGTGGGACGGACCTCTACGACCAATACACCCCTCTCATCGCCAGCGCGCTATCTCCTCGATTGCATTCGCGCAGCGGTGA